The stretch of DNA GCTCGATATTGTCCGCTTCGTTGTAGGCGGGAATCACAATCGAATACGCAGTCATTTGCGCATCGAGCGGCGTCGCCCGTGCGAAGGGGCGTTTGATGTCGGCGGTTTGTGAAGAGTCGTGCATGACGTCCGCGGCCTTGTGGGAATCCGTTCCGCAACCGTTTTGAGGCGGTAAGTCCAACAGAGTTTCAAGATCGTGTCAAGGTGAAATCCATCGACCCCGGAACTGCGGTTGTCCCTCTTGGAGAGAGTGTGTATATGGTCGTCTCCAAACCGCTATTGCCGACTCTTGCTGAGCCAATGATCCTATGAGTATGCCCGTAGAAAGTGACATCGTGCGGCCGGTTCCCGGTGCGTCAGCATCACCGGTCTCCCTCTCAAAAGAGCAGGGGGGCACTCCGTTATGTTCCGCGCAGTTCCTGCGCTGGTTCCTCGTGCCGGCCACCTTACTGATGGCAGGAGCGGCTGCGTTCTACGTCGATATGCCGTTGGCCAAGTTCTGTTACGCGCGCGAATATCCCGGTTTTATACGACATATTCTCGATAATGCTGAACCGTTTGGAGATGCGTACGGGTTATTGTTGATTGTTTGCGGCTTGTTCCTGCTGAATCCCGCTGGACGCTTTGCCGTGCCTTGGCTGATCGCCTCGGGGCTTTGTTCGGGATTAGCGGCCGATGTCGTCAAATTGCTCGTCAGCCGCACGCGGCCCCAGAGCTTCAATCTGAACATCACCAACGTTGCCGCAACCTTTAACGGCTGGTTGCCCGAGATGGGGGCCAAGTCCGAATTTCAAAGCTTTCCTTCGGCTCATACCGCGGTCGGAGTCGGTTTTGCCATCGCTCTGTGCCAGTTTTATCCCCGCGGCCGCGTGTTGTTTATCGCCATGGCCGTGATGTGTGGGATGCATCGCGTGCAAAGCTGTGCCCACTTTCTCAGTGACGCCTTCATCGGCGCCGCTGTTGGTTGGCTCATCAGCCATCTCATTCTTCATTCCAAATGGTGTCCCGCCGGACCTGCGCCGCTGGGGTTATCAACGACGGAACACGCCACAACATGAAACGCATTTTTCGCCACGAGACGTGGATTCTCATCGCCGCCCTGATTGCCTTCTTTACCAACCTGGGCGCCACGCGACTGTGGGACGAGGATGAGTCCTTCTTTGCCGCCACCGCTGCTGAGATGCACCAGCGCGGGGAATGGACTGTGCCGTATTTCAACGGCGAACTCTTCTCGCACAAACCCCCCTTCATGTATTGGATGATGCTCGTCGGGTACGAGCTATTCGGCGATAGCGAATTCGCCGTTCGCTTCTGGTCCGCGATTTTCGGGACCGCAACCGCTCTGTTGACCTATTACCTGGGTCGGCGGCTATTTAATGCCGAAGTCGGACTCTGGGCCGGACTGGCGATGACGTCGTCGTTGATGTTCGATGTCGTCGCCCGCGCCG from Symmachiella dynata encodes:
- a CDS encoding phosphatase PAP2 family protein; the protein is MPVESDIVRPVPGASASPVSLSKEQGGTPLCSAQFLRWFLVPATLLMAGAAAFYVDMPLAKFCYAREYPGFIRHILDNAEPFGDAYGLLLIVCGLFLLNPAGRFAVPWLIASGLCSGLAADVVKLLVSRTRPQSFNLNITNVAATFNGWLPEMGAKSEFQSFPSAHTAVGVGFAIALCQFYPRGRVLFIAMAVMCGMHRVQSCAHFLSDAFIGAAVGWLISHLILHSKWCPAGPAPLGLSTTEHATT